The sequence below is a genomic window from Lysobacter capsici.
CTTATTTCTATCCCTGGCCGCAACGGCCGAACGGGTTGGTCGAAACCGCCTTCGCCGAACTCGGCCGCCGCTGGCGCCCCATCCTGGATGTCTTCGACGACTGCGGCGTGGACCTGTGCTACGAGATCCATCCGGGCGAAGACCTGCACGACGGTGCGACCTTCGAGCGATTCCTCGACGTTGTCGATCATCACCCACGCGCGAAGATTCTGTACGACCCCAGCCACTTGTTGCTGCAGCAGATGGATTACCTGGGCTTTATCGACCGCTATCACGAGCGGATCGGCATCTTCCACGTCAAGGACGCCGAATATCGCGCCAGTGCGCGCAGCGGCGTGTATGGCGGCTACGAGAACTGGATCGATCGTCCCGGACGATTCCGCTCGCTGGGCGATGGCCAGATCGATTTCAAGGCGATCTTCTCCAAGCTGGCCCAGTACGACTTCCCGGGCTGGGCGGTACTGGAATGGGAGTGCTGCCTGAAGCATCCGCAGGACGGCGCGCGCGAGGGAGCCGCCTTCATCCGCGATCATCTCATCCGCGTCACCGAGCGCGCCTTCGACGATTTCGCCGACAGCGGCGCCGGTGCGGACACGATGCGCGGCATGCTGGGGATTTGATCCGACACTTACCTGGGAGGGGAAGTCATGACGTCCACCATGTCGCGCTTGAGCGCGATGATGTTTCTTCAGTTCTTCATCTGGGGTGCGTGGTTCGTGACCCTGGGTACCTACCTGGTGCAGGGTCCGCTGCAGGCCAGCGCAAGCCAGGTGGCGACCGCGTTCCTCAGCCAGTCCATCGGCGCCATCGTCGCGCCGTTCCTGGTCGGGCTGATCGCCGATCGCTACTTCGCCGCGCAACGCATCCTGGCGGTGCTGCATCTGGCCGGCGCCGTATTGATGTGGAAGGCCTCCACGGCCACGAGTTTCGGCACGTTCTCGGCCTGCGTGATGATCTACATGCTGTTGTTCATGCCCACGCTGGCCCTGGCCAACAGCATCGCGATGCGGCATATGCACGCGCCCGAAAAGCAGTTCCCGCCGGTCCGTGTCGCCGGCAGCATCGGCTGGATCGTCGCAGGCGTCTTGATCGGCTGGCTGGGTTGGGAGCAGGCCCATCGGCTCGAACTCACCTTCCAGATGGCCGCGGCGGCCTCGCTGCTCCTTGGCCTGTACGCGCTCACCCTTCCGGACACGCCGCCGCTGGAACAGCAACGCAGCGCAACGCTCGGACAGATCCTGGGGCTGGATGCGCTGCGCCTGTTGAAGTCGCGTTCTTACCTGGTGTTCTTCCTGGCCTCGATCGCGATCTGCATTCCACTGTCGTTCTACTACAACTTCACCAACCCTTACCTCAACGATCTCGGCGTGCGCGGCGCGGCCGGACTGCAGTCGCTCGGCCAGGTGTCGGAAGTGCTGTTGATGCTGGCGATGCCGTTCCTGTTCGCACGGCTCGGCGTCAAGACCATGCTCGCGCTGGGCATGGCGGCGTGGGTACTGCGCTATGTCCTGTTCGCCTATGGCGATGCCGGCGCCGGGTTCGCGCTGCTGGTGACCGGCATCGTGCTGCACGGCATTTGCTACGACTTCTTCTTCGTCACCGGCCAGATCTATACCGACGCCCATGCAGGCCCCGCCTCGCGCAGCAGCGCGCAAGGCTTCATCACGCTGGCGACCTACGGCGTGGGCATGTTGATCGGCAGCTTCCTGTCGGGCGCGGTGGTGGAGCACTACACCACCGCGGCAGGCCGCGACTGGCAGCAGATCTGGCTGTTCCCGGCGGGCGTCGCGCTGGTCGTGCTGCTGGCCTTCGTGTTCCTGTTCCGCGAACGGCCGGCCGCCGTGTCCGCGCAATCGTCCGCACCATCGGCGCACTGAGGACCCAGATCGATGAGCAAGCTTGGAATCGCCATCGTGGGTACCGGAATGATCGGCGAGGTGCATCGCCGCGCGGCGGTCCTGGCGGGCGCCGTCGTCAGGGGCGTGAGCGCGTCGTCGTACGAGCGCGCGCGCGACGTGTCAGCAGCCTGGGATGTTCCGCGGGCCTATCGCGATATCGAAGAAGTCGTCGCCGACCCGCAGGTACAGGTCGTGCATGTCTGCACGCCCAACCACCTGCATCGCGCGATGGCGCAGGCCGCGCTGGAGGCCGGCAAGCACGTGATCTGCGAAAAACCCCTCGCTACGACGCTGGACGACGCCAGGGCCCTGGCGGCGTTGGCCGCATCCACCGGGTTGGCGGCCACGGTGCCCTTCGTCTATCGCTATCACCCGGTCGTACGCGAAGCGCGCGCGCGCATCGCCCACGGCGACCTGGGGCCGCTGCGCCTCATTCACGGCAGCTACCTGCAGGACTGGCTGATGGATCCTGCCAGCAACAATTGGCGCGTCGATCCGACCCTGGGCGGCGCCTCGCGCGTGTTCGCCGACATCGGATCGCACTGGTGCGATCTGGTCGAATGGGTCACCGGGGAACGATTCGTCGAAGTCAGCGCCGCGTTCGAAACGGTGATCGCCGAGCGAAGCGCCGCCACCAGCCAGAGCTTCGCCACTGCGACGACAGAGGCTGGAATGCACGCCGTATCGAGCGAAGACGTCGCCGCGGCCATGTTCAAGACCGGGGGCGGCACCCTGGTCTCATTGACCGTCAGCCAGGTATCGGCCGGGCGCAGGAATCGCCTGTGGTTCGAGATCGACGGCGCCAAGGCCAGCGTGGCGTTCGACCAGGAAGACAGCGAGCGACTGTGGATCGGGTTGCCCGACCAGCGCGAAGAGATCTTCGTCCGCGGCCCGGCCGCGGGAAGTTCCGAGCAACGCAGGCTCTCGGTGCTGCCGGTCGGCCACGCGCAAGGTTACGGCTACTGCTTCGAGGCCTTTGTCGCGGATACCTATCGCGCCATCGCGGCCGAACGGCCGGAAGGGCTGCCGACGTTCGAGGACGGACTGCGCTCGGCCCTGATCGTCGATCGCGTCATCGCATCGTCCAGGACGCGCGCCTGGACTCCCATCGGTTGAACGAGAGCGAGGCGCATCGGTCCACCCGATGCCGCAGGTACAGCGACACGTGAGCCATTACCTAGTCCGTAGTCATCACAATCCCGGGAGGAACCCATGATGATCGCCACACCGCGCAGCATTGCGGCAGCTCTGCTTATGTTCTTCACTGCCCTGCCCGCCTTCGCGCAGAACACCAACACCCACGCCAGGCCGATCGCGGTGCAGATGTACACACTGCGCAACATCGCCTCGCTCGATGAGCAGTTGAAGATCGTCCACGACGCGGGGATCCACGCCGTGGAGACCGTCGGCACGCAGAATGTGTCGGCCACCGATCTCAAGCAGCTTCTGGACAAGTATTCGATCCAGGTCGTTTCGACCCACGCGCAGTTGTCCGATCTGCGCAGCGACCTCGACAAGGTGGTGGCGTTCAACAAGTCGATCGGCAACACCACGCTCGTGGTGCCCTACCTGAAGAAAGAGGAGCGTCCGACCGATGCCGCCGGCTGGACCGCGCTGGGCAAGGAACTGGGCAAGATGTCGAAGAAGGTCCAGGCCAAGGGCATGACGCTCGCGTACCACAATCACGATTTCGAGATCGTCGATTTCAACGGCAAGACCGGCCTTGAACTGATGTTCGAAGGCGCCGGCCCCAAGCTCAAGGCCGAGCTCGACCTGGCCTGGATTGCGCGCGCGGGCTACGACCCGGCGACGTTGCTCGGCAAGTTCCGCGGGCGTGTGTTTGCCGTGCATGCCAAGGACAACGCGCCACAAGGTCAAGCCAAGGACGAGGACGGTTTCGCCGCCGTGGGCAAAGGCGTGCTGGACTGGAATGCGATCCTTCCCGCCGCCGCGCGGGCCGGCGTGCGGTGGTACATCATCGAACACGACCATCCGTTCGACCCGGCCGCCGTCATCAAGACCGGCGCGGCCTACCTCAACGAGCACCTGCCCGCAGGCGCGGGTCGCTAGCACCAAGGAATGACCATGTTCAAATTCATCCCGATAGCGGCCCTGTCCTTCCTCGCCGCGGCGCTGATGGCCGCACCCGCCACCGCGCAGGATGCCGCGGCAGGCGCCAAGCTCTACGCCGACAACTGCTCGGCCTGCCACGGTCCCGACCGCGCGGGCATCGCAGGGACGTTTCCCGCCCTGACCGATGTGACCAAGCGGCTCGACCCGAAGCAGATCAAGGAAAAGATCCAGAAAGGCGGCGGACTGATGCCGCCGTTCGGTCAACTGTCGCCCAAGGACGTCGAAGACATCGCAGCCTTCCTGAAACAGTAGCGAGCGGGCGCGCAGGTTCGCTGCGCGCCTGTCGGTTACAACTCGCGCACCCAGACGTTGCGGAAGCTGACTTTCGAGTCGTGATCCTGCAGATAGATCGGCGCGCAGCCGTGCGGCGCATACGACGGCGCCCCGATGTATTCGGTCTTGCCCGACAAGACGGTGTCGTTCTGTACGAGCACGCCGTTGTGCAGGACGGTCATGCGAGCGGGCGATGCAAGACCGCCGCCTTCCGAAAAGCGCGGCGCCTTCCAGATCACGTCGTACACCTGCCATTGGCCCGGCGCGCGCGAGGCATTCACCAGCGGGATGGCCTGCTTGTAGATCGAAGCCGCCTGGCCGTTGGCATAGGTCGGGTTGTCGTAGCTGTCGAGCACCTGCAACTCGTAGAGCTCCTGCAGGAAAATCCCGCTGTTGCCGCGCTTCTGGCCGTCGAATCCCTGGGTCTTGGCGGGGCTTCGCCATTCGACATGCAGCTGGATGTCGCAAAAGCGCTTCTTCGTACGGATGCCCTTGCTGCCCGGCACCACGGTGAACGCGCCGCCGGCTACGGCCCACGGGGCTTTGCCGCCCAGCTCGCTCTCCCAGGCCGACAGGTCCTTGCCGTCGAACAACACCACCGCGTCGGATGGCGCGGCGTCCCTGGGCGTGGCCACCGCCATGGGGATCGGTTTCCAGACTTCGGTTTTGGCCGGATCGGGCTGCTGCCCGCCCTGTGCCTGCGCGAACGCAGGAGCCGCGGCCAGCACACACCAAGCCATCAGGACCGGTTTGGTCATCATTCCCCCAAGAAGATCGACTCGAGCAAGACGGTGCTTCATCAGTTGGTCGCCCACGCCGGCGTGCCCGGCTCGTAGGCCACCTCGCCGTCGTAGCGGCCCGGCACGGCGACGTAGCGCAGCGCCTGTGTCGCGCCCGCCTTGGAAGTGAAATAACCGAAAAGCACGAGTTGCTTGATCATCGCGAAGTAATGCAGCTTCACCGACCCTGGATTGGCGCCCCCGGTGGCCACGTCGGTCGCGTCGCGTTGCTTTCCGGCTTCGGCATCCAGCACACGCAGCAATTCCGTGCGGGCCTGGGGCGTCAGCGACATGAAGTCACCGCCGGCGCGCTTGTCGATGTCGGCCAGCCCCTCGCGGAAGATCGTCCGATACCCGGGCGTGTAGCAATCGGTCACGAACTGCGCCATGAACAGGCCCACGCCCGCATCCTTCGCGCCGGGCGTCTTGGTCCGCGGTAGGATGGTTTCCGCGATCTCGTCCAGCTTGGCCACTTCGCTGTCGGAGAAGGCGGTCTTGCCGTTCGCGACCGGCGCCTGTCCGTAGACGAACGCCGGCATGCCGATCATTGCCGCGCCGGTGGCGGCCGCGATCATCTTCAAAAGCTCGCGACGTTCCATCACAGGTTCCCCGCCTTGAGTTCGCGCACCGCATGATCCGCCGCGCGCGCGGTCAGCGCCATGTACGTCAGCGACGGATTCACGCAGGCACTGGAGGTCATGCAGGCCCCGTCGGTCACGTAGACGTTCGGCGCATCCCAGACCTGGTTGTGCATGTTGAGTACCGAACTCTTCCGATCGCGGCCCATTCGCGCCGTGCCCATTTCGTGGATGCCCATGCCGGGGGCATAGTCGCCCTTCTGCACCTTGACGTCCTTGACGCCCGCGGCCTCCAGCATTTCGGCGGCGTCCGCGCCCATGTCCTTGCGCATGGCCAATTCGTTCTCGCGCAGGCTCACGTCCATCGCCAGCACCGGCAGCCCCCACTTGTCCTTGCGATTGTGATCGAGGCTGATCGTGTTGTCGTGATACGGCAGCATCTCTCCGAAACCGGTCATGCCGATGCGCCAGTCTCCCGGTACGCTCAACGCGTCCTTCAGGTCGGCGCCGATGCTGAGTTCGGCGATGTCGCGCGACCATCCCGTGCGACTGGCCGAACCCTGGTAGCCGAACCCGCGCACATAGTCGCGCCTGTCGCCGCCGAGATTGCGGAAACGCGGAATGTAGAAGCCGCACGGGCGGCGGCCGAAGTAGTACTTGTCGTCGTAACCCTCGACCGTGCCGGCGGCGCCGATGCGGAAATGATGGTCCATGACGTTGTGCCCCAGCTCGCCCGAGGACGAACCCAGCCCGCCGTCCCACACATCGGTGGCCGAATTCATCAGCAGCCAGGTCGAATTGAAGGTCGATGCGTTGAGGAAGATGACGTCGGCGGTGTATTGATAGGTCTGGCCGTTCTCGGCATCGATGATCTCCACCCCGCGTGCCCGCTTGCGGTCCTTGTCGTAAAGCACTTCCTTGACGATCGAGAACGGGCGCAAGGTCAGGTTGCCCGTCTTCATCGCCGCCGGCAGCGTCGCCGACTGGGTCGAAAAGTAAGCGCCGTACGGGCAACCCAGGATGCACTTGTTGCGATACTGGCAATTGACCCGGCCCTGCTCGAGCTTGGGCTGGGTGATGTTCGCGGTGCGCGAGTGGATCAGGTGGCGCGTGCCGCCGAATGCTTTTTGTATCCGCGCCGCCACATCCTTCTCGACGACGTTCAACGGGACCGGCGGCAGGAACTGGCCATCGGGCAGAACGTCCAGTCCTTCGACGGTGCCGGCGATGCCCGCGAATTTCTCGACATGGTCGTACCACGGCGCGATGTCGGCGTAACGGATCGGCCAGTCGGTGGCGATGCCGTCCTTGAGGTTCGCTTCGAAATCCAGATCCGAAAATCGATAACTCTGCCGGCCCCACAGCAACGAGCGGCCACCGACGTGATAGCCGCGGAACCAGTCGAAGCGCTTGGTTTCGGTGTAGGGGCTGTCCTTTTCGTTGGCCCACATCCCCATCGTGTTTTCCGCCAGACCGTAGTCGCGCATGAGGACCGGAAAGTCCGCCTTCATCGCCTGGGTCGGGCGGTCGCGATGCGGGAAGTCCCACGACTCCTTCATCGCGTTGACGTAGCCCTTGACGTGTTCGATGTTGCGGCCGCGCTCCAGCATCAGGACCTTGAGTCCCTTTTCGGTCAGTTCCTTGGCAGCCCAACCGCCACTGATTCCTGATCCAACGACAATGGCGTCGTAGTGATTGTCTGCCATGGGTATTTACCTAGGTGGATATCGATTTCAAACGTCGCACAGGCGTATCGCTTCACGCAGCGAGGCGACGGGATCGGGCGCCTGCGGCATGAACTCCTGCGCCAGATAGCCGTCGAAACCGGTGTCGCGGATCGCGCGGCAGATCGCGGGATAGTTGAGTTCCTGGTCCGCGCCGATCTCATGCCGGCCGGGCACGCCGGCGGTGTGGTAATGCTTGAAGAACGCATGGTTCTTGCGGATGCTGGCGATGATGTCGCCTTCCATGATCTGCATGTGATAGATGTCGTACAGCAGCCCGAAGTTGTCCGAACCGATCCGCTTGCACAGCTCGATACCCCACACGGAGTGATCGCACAGGTAGTCGGGATGGTCCACCCGGGAATTCAGCAACTCCATCACCAGCATGACGCCGCGCCTCTCGGCATGCCCGAGGATGCGTTTAAGCCCCGCCTCCGCGTTCGCCATCCCTTCCGCGGGATCCATTGCATTGCGATTTCCGGAAAAGCAGATGAGGTTGCGGTAACCGGCATCCGCCACCAGGTCGATGTGGCGGGTGTAGCGCTCCACCAACTGATCGTGGAACTCGGTGGCGGCGAAGCCTTTGGTCAGGCCGATCTCCGCGCCGTTGCACATCGAGCTGACCACGCCATGCGCCTTCAAGGTGGGCCAGTCGTCCGGGCCGACCAGGTCGATGGCGGAAAAGCCGATGCCCTTCACCGTCTGGCACAGCTCGGCGACCGACTGCTTCGGGAAGGTCCAACGCGCGACAGAATGCTTGAGCTTGCCCTTGAGCGGCTTTGCCGCGGCAAGCCCGGGCGCAATCCCGCCCGCGGCCAGCCCGAGACCGGCCATCATCGCGGCGCCTATCGCGTTTCGCCTCGTGAGCTTGGGGTTCAAAGAGCTCATCGCGAAGTCCTCAAACCGCAAACGAAAGTTTTTTCAGACGAATCTTTCGAGGCGTTGCCCCTGCTGCGGGATGCACGCCAGCCACCGCTTGGATGCGTCGCTTCGGTCGAATAGATACCCATTCATCTCCGGCCTCCCAACCGGCGTGAAACCTAACAATTCGCCCACATGCAATCGATTGCACCATAAACAGGAGAACGCTTTACTGCAAGGCTTCCGGAGCCGAAATTTTATGTTGCAAGGCACAACAAAAATCGCAGCAGGTCCGACCCCTCGCTATCGTGCAACGGTTCGATGATCTTCTGGTGGTCGGCCGCGCGGACGGCTTTTGGTCCCACTTGGCGCTGGGGAGCGCCTACCTCGCAGACTGTATTGGCGGATGTCAGCGCTCAGATGCCTGGATCGCGCTTGCTTACGGGAATCTCATTCTGGCGATGGATGACGGCGAAGAAAAACAGCATCAGCAGCATTATTGCTGCGTACGCCGCTAGCGCGACTTGGTCAACGTGGGCCGAGTGCGCCTTTTCGATATGCATCGTCCATACCCCATGGCCCTGTTTGCCGCCGCGCATCCAGTCGCCGAAGTTCCACGCCGCATGCAGCCCCAACGCAAGTGCGATGCCGCGCGTCGCCAAGGCCGCCATGCCAAACACCAGCGCGCCCAAGCCTGCGCCGATGATGGCATTGCTCCACGTGGCGCCGCCTAGCCGATGTTCGGCCACGAAGACGGCCATGACCATCAGCTGCGCACCGGCTGCGCCGAACGCGGGCAACAGCGTGCGCAATGGGTAGCCTCGAAAGGCGATTTCCTCGCGCAATGCAAGCAGCAGATATCCGAACGCAGCGACGACCGTCCCTGTCGCATCGACCCCGCTATTGCGCGTCCAGACCACGTCGCCCGTGCTGGCAAGAATGGCGACGTGTACGCCCACCAATGCGAAACCGATCGCCAGGCCGATGAAGAAGCGCACATGTGTTCGGCGATCCCATGCGAGTCCGACATCACCGAAGCGCTTTCGGTCCCGACGCAGGAATGCAGCCGTCAGCGCCCACGTGAGCAATGCCGCCACCGCTCCGATGACGACCTCTTCCGGCCATCCGGGAAACTGGCGAGACGCGATACTGGCGACAACCAGGGCAAGCGCGGCAGTCAGGCAGAACGCCAGCGCGTGCAGCAGGGATTTCAGCCGCCCGGCGCGTGAGAGGTAGCCGCTATCGGGTGGTGCTCGGCTCATTGTCGATGCTCTGCTTCAGTTCGGCGAGCTGTCGCAGCGCGCCGGCATGGCCCGGATGGAACTGCAGTACGCGCCGATAATGAAGCGCGGCGGCGTCGCTGTCGCCGATCGCGCGATAGGCTTGAGCGAGGCTGTCTTCCGCATTGGCGCTGCGCGGGAATTTTTTCACGGCCAATTGGAAAATTGCCAGCGCATCCCCGGCATGCTCGGTGCTGAGCAATCTGTATCCCCAGTCGTTGAGTTCCGTTTCCGACCACGTAAGCGTCTTGTCCTTGGCCTCGATGGCGGCGGCGGCTTGTTGCGCGCGATCGTACCCTTGTTCTTCGAGCGCGATCCGCAGCGCCGGCACACCGGTCAGAGGAAGGCCGGGTGCATACAGGGACGCCACCTTGTCGACCATGTCCTCGGGATAGGAGCCGGCCAGATTGGTGAGGATGACTACGCCTACACGGTCTTGTGGATAGACGAAAACAGCGGCGCGACCGCCGCCCGTCATTCCCACGGCACGATGGCTGCCGCGTGCCAGCACTTGCCAGCCCAAGCCCCATTGCCCCTTCTCTCCGCTGGCGAAGGTCACCGGCGTCCACATCGTCTCGCGCGCCTGCGGCGTCAGCATGCGTCCGGTGTCGATGGTGATCAGCCACTGCGCCAAGTCGGCCGCGGTGCTGTTCAGTGCGGAAGAGGCTCGACGGAAAGGCTGGAATCGCTCGGAAGCCGCTTTCATGACCCGTGGCGCATCGGATGCCACGCCGCTGCGCCCATCAACGGGCAGCGCCGGTTTTACCCAGCGATAGGTAGGCGCCTTCTGCGGAATTACGTCGTAGGCATCGCCGTAGAAGGTTCGCGTCATATCGGCCAGACGCAGTTGATCGTCCGCCAAGGTGGAATCGAGCGGGCGGCCCTCGATCGTATTGATCACGCGTTGGATCAACGTGTAGTTGGTCTGGCAATAGCTGAAGCGCTGGCCTGGCGGGAAGACGACGGCTTGCTGTTGGGTCCAGGCCCATGCGGCGGCGGCGTCGGTTTCCACGGTCGGTGCGCGCATGACGTCCGGCAGGCCGGACATATGGCTCAGCAACTGGCGGATGGTGATGCCGCGCCAGGCTATGGGCAGATCGCCAAGATAACGAGCGACCGGCGCGACCAGGTCGAGCCGTCCCTCCTGCACCAACCGCATTGCCGCTACGCCGGTGAATGCCTTCGTCACCGAATTGATCGCGAATACCGTGTCCTCGCGCACCGGCTGGGCGAATTCGACGCTGGCGATACCGTAGTTGCGCGTCAGTACGACGCGTCCATCCTTCACGACCGCGACGGCCAAACCGGGAATCCTCAGCTTGTCCATCTGCATTTGAAGATAGTGATCGACCTGTTCGGCAGGTCCGGCCGTCGCCTGCGCGGCAATGACTGGAACCGGGACGACCAGCAACGCGGCGATCAGAGCAACGGCATGGCAAAGGCGCGGCCGGCGATGACCGGACCGTAGAATCGATGTCATCTCGTGCTCCTCGTCTGAGTGGCCCGTCACCGGGGCGATCCAGCGGTGGATGCCCGCGTCGGGCTTGGGTTTTCTGACGCCGGTCGCATCGGCGTGGGCAGTCGCGGATTGCCGCGCGGGATGGATCGGAATCGGGCCGCCTCCCACCGCGTGGCTGCTTCTCGAACCTGCCGGCATCGACGCTATATCTGCATATCGACATCTTGCCGCGTTTTCGCCTGGGTCTGTACGCCGAGTATCGACCGCACGCCTGCCCGGGTGAACGGTTGCTTCAGTTGCGCCAGGAAGCCGCGCGCAATCCGGCCATTGATGCCAATGTCGGCCGGTGGTCTTCGTGTCGGGTTGAGATAGGTTCCGAACAGCAGATCCCACAACACCAGATTCTCGCCGTAGTTTCGATTTCCTTCCGCCAAGACCTTGGAATGATGCCAGCGGTGCAAGCGCGGCGTGCTGAATATCCAGTCCAAAGGTCCCGTGCGCATCTGGATGTTGCAATGGGTGAGCAGGCCGGTGACGGCGGTCACGGCGCTGATCCATACAATCACCGTCAACGGGGCCCCCAGCCCGTACAGCGGTGTCTGGCTGACCGCGACCTTCCAGCACGAGTCCACGAGGTGGAATCGCCCGGTGTTGAGCACCCACAAGCGAGTCACGCTGTGATGCAGCGCGTGGAATCGCCATAGCGCTTCATGCGTATGCGCCATCCGATGCGCGACATACAGCCCCAGCTCGGCCACGACCAGCCCGAGCACCACTTGCGCAGGCATTGGCCAAGCGCTCGGCCACAGCATCGACGACAAGGAAAACGACGGCTGCGCGATCAAG
It includes:
- a CDS encoding gluconate 2-dehydrogenase subunit 3 family protein, with the protein product MERRELLKMIAAATGAAMIGMPAFVYGQAPVANGKTAFSDSEVAKLDEIAETILPRTKTPGAKDAGVGLFMAQFVTDCYTPGYRTIFREGLADIDKRAGGDFMSLTPQARTELLRVLDAEAGKQRDATDVATGGANPGSVKLHYFAMIKQLVLFGYFTSKAGATQALRYVAVPGRYDGEVAYEPGTPAWATN
- a CDS encoding Gfo/Idh/MocA family protein gives rise to the protein MSKLGIAIVGTGMIGEVHRRAAVLAGAVVRGVSASSYERARDVSAAWDVPRAYRDIEEVVADPQVQVVHVCTPNHLHRAMAQAALEAGKHVICEKPLATTLDDARALAALAASTGLAATVPFVYRYHPVVREARARIAHGDLGPLRLIHGSYLQDWLMDPASNNWRVDPTLGGASRVFADIGSHWCDLVEWVTGERFVEVSAAFETVIAERSAATSQSFATATTEAGMHAVSSEDVAAAMFKTGGGTLVSLTVSQVSAGRRNRLWFEIDGAKASVAFDQEDSERLWIGLPDQREEIFVRGPAAGSSEQRRLSVLPVGHAQGYGYCFEAFVADTYRAIAAERPEGLPTFEDGLRSALIVDRVIASSRTRAWTPIG
- a CDS encoding sugar phosphate isomerase/epimerase family protein, translated to MMIATPRSIAAALLMFFTALPAFAQNTNTHARPIAVQMYTLRNIASLDEQLKIVHDAGIHAVETVGTQNVSATDLKQLLDKYSIQVVSTHAQLSDLRSDLDKVVAFNKSIGNTTLVVPYLKKEERPTDAAGWTALGKELGKMSKKVQAKGMTLAYHNHDFEIVDFNGKTGLELMFEGAGPKLKAELDLAWIARAGYDPATLLGKFRGRVFAVHAKDNAPQGQAKDEDGFAAVGKGVLDWNAILPAAARAGVRWYIIEHDHPFDPAAVIKTGAAYLNEHLPAGAGR
- a CDS encoding c-type cytochrome, with translation MFKFIPIAALSFLAAALMAAPATAQDAAAGAKLYADNCSACHGPDRAGIAGTFPALTDVTKRLDPKQIKEKIQKGGGLMPPFGQLSPKDVEDIAAFLKQ
- a CDS encoding nucleoside permease, with product MTSTMSRLSAMMFLQFFIWGAWFVTLGTYLVQGPLQASASQVATAFLSQSIGAIVAPFLVGLIADRYFAAQRILAVLHLAGAVLMWKASTATSFGTFSACVMIYMLLFMPTLALANSIAMRHMHAPEKQFPPVRVAGSIGWIVAGVLIGWLGWEQAHRLELTFQMAAAASLLLGLYALTLPDTPPLEQQRSATLGQILGLDALRLLKSRSYLVFFLASIAICIPLSFYYNFTNPYLNDLGVRGAAGLQSLGQVSEVLLMLAMPFLFARLGVKTMLALGMAAWVLRYVLFAYGDAGAGFALLVTGIVLHGICYDFFFVTGQIYTDAHAGPASRSSAQGFITLATYGVGMLIGSFLSGAVVEHYTTAAGRDWQQIWLFPAGVALVVLLAFVFLFRERPAAVSAQSSAPSAH
- a CDS encoding hydroxypyruvate isomerase family protein — encoded protein: MMAGLGLAAGGIAPGLAAAKPLKGKLKHSVARWTFPKQSVAELCQTVKGIGFSAIDLVGPDDWPTLKAHGVVSSMCNGAEIGLTKGFAATEFHDQLVERYTRHIDLVADAGYRNLICFSGNRNAMDPAEGMANAEAGLKRILGHAERRGVMLVMELLNSRVDHPDYLCDHSVWGIELCKRIGSDNFGLLYDIYHMQIMEGDIIASIRKNHAFFKHYHTAGVPGRHEIGADQELNYPAICRAIRDTGFDGYLAQEFMPQAPDPVASLREAIRLCDV
- a CDS encoding sugar phosphate isomerase/epimerase family protein yields the protein MKTLKGPALFLAQFIDDKPPFDRLDTLAEWAAGLGYCGVQVPTSAPHLFDLAQAARSQAYCDDVAATLARHGIQITELSTHLQGQLVAVHPAYDILFDGFAPQEKRGDPAARQAWAVEQLTLAAKASQRLGLSAHATFSGALAWPYFYPWPQRPNGLVETAFAELGRRWRPILDVFDDCGVDLCYEIHPGEDLHDGATFERFLDVVDHHPRAKILYDPSHLLLQQMDYLGFIDRYHERIGIFHVKDAEYRASARSGVYGGYENWIDRPGRFRSLGDGQIDFKAIFSKLAQYDFPGWAVLEWECCLKHPQDGAREGAAFIRDHLIRVTERAFDDFADSGAGADTMRGMLGI
- a CDS encoding GMC oxidoreductase, translated to MADNHYDAIVVGSGISGGWAAKELTEKGLKVLMLERGRNIEHVKGYVNAMKESWDFPHRDRPTQAMKADFPVLMRDYGLAENTMGMWANEKDSPYTETKRFDWFRGYHVGGRSLLWGRQSYRFSDLDFEANLKDGIATDWPIRYADIAPWYDHVEKFAGIAGTVEGLDVLPDGQFLPPVPLNVVEKDVAARIQKAFGGTRHLIHSRTANITQPKLEQGRVNCQYRNKCILGCPYGAYFSTQSATLPAAMKTGNLTLRPFSIVKEVLYDKDRKRARGVEIIDAENGQTYQYTADVIFLNASTFNSTWLLMNSATDVWDGGLGSSSGELGHNVMDHHFRIGAAGTVEGYDDKYYFGRRPCGFYIPRFRNLGGDRRDYVRGFGYQGSASRTGWSRDIAELSIGADLKDALSVPGDWRIGMTGFGEMLPYHDNTISLDHNRKDKWGLPVLAMDVSLRENELAMRKDMGADAAEMLEAAGVKDVKVQKGDYAPGMGIHEMGTARMGRDRKSSVLNMHNQVWDAPNVYVTDGACMTSSACVNPSLTYMALTARAADHAVRELKAGNL
- a CDS encoding CPBP family intramembrane glutamic endopeptidase; the protein is MSRAPPDSGYLSRAGRLKSLLHALAFCLTAALALVVASIASRQFPGWPEEVVIGAVAALLTWALTAAFLRRDRKRFGDVGLAWDRRTHVRFFIGLAIGFALVGVHVAILASTGDVVWTRNSGVDATGTVVAAFGYLLLALREEIAFRGYPLRTLLPAFGAAGAQLMVMAVFVAEHRLGGATWSNAIIGAGLGALVFGMAALATRGIALALGLHAAWNFGDWMRGGKQGHGVWTMHIEKAHSAHVDQVALAAYAAIMLLMLFFFAVIHRQNEIPVSKRDPGI
- a CDS encoding 3-keto-disaccharide hydrolase; this encodes MTKPVLMAWCVLAAAPAFAQAQGGQQPDPAKTEVWKPIPMAVATPRDAAPSDAVVLFDGKDLSAWESELGGKAPWAVAGGAFTVVPGSKGIRTKKRFCDIQLHVEWRSPAKTQGFDGQKRGNSGIFLQELYELQVLDSYDNPTYANGQAASIYKQAIPLVNASRAPGQWQVYDVIWKAPRFSEGGGLASPARMTVLHNGVLVQNDTVLSGKTEYIGAPSYAPHGCAPIYLQDHDSKVSFRNVWVREL